A window of Micromonospora sp. WMMC415 genomic DNA:
GACCGCCGCAGCGATGAGGACACCGAGGAAGACGCCGAACCAGCCACCCCGCGGCGTGACGGCCGCGTAGGCGAAGATGCTGCCCGGCGAGGGGGTGGCGACCAGACCGGCGCCGGTGATCATGAAGGTGCCGACGCCGGCCGCGCCTCCGGCGATCATGGCGAGGATGAGCCGCGGCTTCATCAGCACGTACGGGAAGTAGATCTCGTGGATGCCACCGAGGAACTGGATGATGATCGCGGCCGGCACGGTGGGGCGCAGCGTGCGGGGCCCGAAGAACAGGAAGGCCAGCAGCAGCCCGAGCCCGGGACCGGGGTTGGACTCGATCATGAAGAGAATCGACTTGCCGGTCTCCGCCGCCTGCGCGACGCCCAACGGGCCGAGCACGCCGTGGTTGATCGCGTTGTTGAGGAAGAGTACCTTCGCCGGCTCGACCAGGACCGAGGCGACGGGGAGCAGGTTGTTGGAGACCAGCCAGTCGACACCGTCACCGGCGAGGTCGGTGAACCACCGGACGACCGGACCGATGACCCAGACGCCGACCAGCGCCATGCCACCGCCGATGATGCCGGCGGAGAAGTTGTTGACCAGCATCTCGAAGCCGGCCCGGACGCGGTCCTCGACGGCCTCGTCGAAGAGCTTCAGCAGGTATGCGGTCAGCGGGCCGATCAGCATGGCGCCGAGGAACATCGGCACCTCACTGCCGACCACGATGCCCATCGTGGCGACGGCGCCGACGACCGCTCCGCGCTGGCCGTGCACCAGCCGGCCCCCGGTGTAGCCGATCAGCACCGGAAGCAGGACCGTGATCATCGGCCCGACGAGCTCGGCGAGGGTTTCGTTGGGGATCCAGCCGGTGGGGATGAACAGCGCGGTGATCAGACCCCAGGCGATGAACGCACCGATGTTGGGCATGACCATGCCGGCCAGGTGACCGCCGACCCGCTGGATCCGGGCCTTGATGCCGGTCCCCGTGACGGCGGGGGTGTAATCCGTGGCCATGGGTGGCCTCCTGTTCGACTGCCGGC
This region includes:
- the mtlA gene encoding PTS mannitol transporter subunit IICB translates to MATDYTPAVTGTGIKARIQRVGGHLAGMVMPNIGAFIAWGLITALFIPTGWIPNETLAELVGPMITVLLPVLIGYTGGRLVHGQRGAVVGAVATMGIVVGSEVPMFLGAMLIGPLTAYLLKLFDEAVEDRVRAGFEMLVNNFSAGIIGGGMALVGVWVIGPVVRWFTDLAGDGVDWLVSNNLLPVASVLVEPAKVLFLNNAINHGVLGPLGVAQAAETGKSILFMIESNPGPGLGLLLAFLFFGPRTLRPTVPAAIIIQFLGGIHEIYFPYVLMKPRLILAMIAGGAAGVGTFMITGAGLVATPSPGSIFAYAAVTPRGGWFGVFLGVLIAAAVSFVVASALLGFGRLKDDQPDDQAGGDEAEPTPATAHGAPLPRQTAGTSTPTAASEA